A window of the Flavobacterium sangjuense genome harbors these coding sequences:
- the dnaG gene encoding DNA primase, whose protein sequence is MITRETIDKVFETARVEEVIGDFVQLKRAGSNYKGLSPFSDERSPSFMVSPVKQIWKDFSSGKGGSVVTFLMEHEHFTYPEAIRFLANKYNIEIEETEVSQEDKIEANEKESMYLVSEFAKTYFHETLLNSEEGKAIGLSYFKERGFTNETIAKFGLGYSPETWDAFTKEALAKGYQLDYLEKVGLTILREDGKHFDRFKGRVMFPIQSLSGRNLGFGGRILTNDKKAAKYLNSPESEIYHKSKVLYGIFHAKQAIAKQNNCYLVEGYTDVIQLHQAGIENVVASSGTALTPDQIRLINRLTKNITVLFDGDAAGLRASVRGIDLILEEGMNVKVCTFPDGDDPDSFARKNSYEDLVSYLENNAKDFIQFKASLLMDEAKNDPIKKADLIRDMVVSISKIPDSIKRQIYIQETSRIMDISEQILLNTLAQLVQKDISEAGKKLKQEYKALEVVKTETQSAQEKVNIVYELERKIIEMLLLYGSQEADFDDFILKANEEGEMIEEKETSTVKVHQRIYLSLQEDEVELANPLFKEIYTDLIAYYNQNEQFNIEQYLMQLSVEHSQMVTDILMTEEKELLHNWEAKHIYVKTKNQNVSQYVSETIVSLREYLINKLIMDLMNSYGNEEENDLEELKSTINDYNKLKVNLTNKIGRIRSTYL, encoded by the coding sequence TTGATTACCCGCGAAACCATAGACAAAGTTTTTGAAACCGCACGTGTGGAAGAAGTCATAGGTGATTTTGTCCAACTCAAACGTGCCGGTAGCAATTACAAAGGATTGAGTCCGTTTTCGGATGAGCGTTCGCCTTCGTTCATGGTTTCTCCTGTGAAGCAAATTTGGAAAGATTTTAGTTCGGGTAAAGGCGGAAGTGTTGTGACTTTCCTTATGGAACACGAACATTTTACCTATCCGGAAGCCATTCGTTTTTTGGCCAACAAATACAATATTGAAATTGAAGAAACCGAAGTTTCTCAGGAAGATAAAATAGAAGCCAACGAAAAAGAAAGCATGTATTTGGTTTCTGAATTTGCCAAAACCTATTTTCACGAAACGCTTTTAAATTCAGAAGAAGGAAAAGCAATAGGTTTGTCATACTTCAAAGAAAGAGGTTTTACCAATGAAACCATCGCCAAATTTGGCCTTGGATATTCACCCGAAACGTGGGATGCGTTTACCAAAGAAGCCCTGGCAAAAGGATATCAATTGGATTATCTTGAAAAAGTTGGCTTGACTATTCTCAGAGAAGACGGAAAACATTTCGATCGTTTTAAAGGAAGAGTCATGTTTCCGATTCAGAGTTTGTCAGGAAGAAATTTAGGTTTTGGCGGAAGAATTTTGACCAATGATAAAAAAGCAGCCAAATATCTCAATTCACCAGAAAGTGAAATTTACCATAAGAGTAAAGTGCTTTACGGAATTTTCCATGCTAAGCAAGCGATTGCCAAACAGAATAATTGCTATTTGGTAGAAGGTTATACCGATGTGATTCAATTGCATCAGGCCGGAATTGAAAATGTGGTAGCTTCATCAGGAACGGCTTTAACTCCGGACCAAATCCGATTAATCAACCGATTGACCAAAAACATTACCGTTCTTTTTGATGGTGATGCGGCCGGACTTCGCGCTTCTGTTCGTGGAATTGATTTAATTCTCGAAGAAGGAATGAACGTAAAGGTTTGCACGTTTCCTGACGGAGATGATCCAGATAGTTTTGCCAGAAAGAATTCGTATGAAGATTTAGTTTCGTATTTAGAAAATAACGCCAAAGATTTTATCCAGTTCAAAGCGTCACTTTTGATGGATGAAGCCAAGAACGATCCAATTAAGAAAGCTGATTTGATTCGAGATATGGTTGTTAGTATTTCCAAAATTCCGGATAGTATTAAAAGACAAATCTATATTCAGGAAACCTCACGGATTATGGATATTTCCGAACAGATATTACTGAATACTTTGGCTCAATTGGTTCAGAAAGACATTTCGGAAGCCGGAAAAAAACTCAAGCAAGAATACAAAGCGTTAGAAGTTGTTAAAACCGAAACGCAATCTGCACAAGAGAAAGTCAATATCGTTTACGAATTAGAGCGCAAGATTATCGAAATGCTATTGCTTTATGGTTCACAGGAAGCAGATTTTGATGATTTTATTCTGAAAGCCAATGAAGAAGGTGAAATGATAGAAGAGAAAGAAACCAGTACAGTTAAGGTTCACCAACGAATCTATTTGAGTTTGCAGGAAGACGAGGTTGAATTGGCAAATCCTTTGTTTAAAGAAATCTACACAGATTTAATTGCATACTATAACCAAAATGAGCAATTCAATATTGAGCAGTATTTAATGCAATTGTCCGTTGAGCATTCACAAATGGTTACTGATATTTTGATGACCGAAGAAAAAGAATTACTTCACAATTGGGAAGCCAAACACATTTATGTGAAAACTAAAAATCAAAATGTGTCACAATACGTTTCAGAAACCATTGTGTCACTTCGGGAATACCTTATCAATAAATTGATTATGGATTTGATGAACAGTTATGGTAATGAAGAAGAAAATGATTTAGAAGAGCTAAAATCAACCATCAACGATTATAACAAACTCAAAGTTAATCTGACCAATAAAATAGGAAGAATACGCTCGACTTACTTATAA
- a CDS encoding coiled-coil domain-containing protein, translating to MKNFTLYLAVAACLVASKLSAQETFEDKAKAIAVKIENITKEEKAALKVELETVNKDLENNVITKAQADQKKLELAEIRSKNIETRISQAQEELKDLVKQKVDGKIAESYNHDRFVISFSKHKTTEKYKRWKDSIRNASERRTTTQFVFAAGVNNLVTDKAVAHSDYRYWGSHFYEWGFTSNTRLFKNDNLLHLKYGFSVMYNNLRPTDNRLFVVNGDQTNLETSSVNLKDSRFRNVYVTLPVHLEFDFTKTKTNAEGKKIFRTHEGVRFGIGGYAGFRVKSKQILKFSDEGHDVTVKEKGGFNTNDFIYGVSTYLGYGATSLYLKYDLNPLFKDNAVKQNNISLGVRFDLN from the coding sequence CTGGTAGCAAGTAAGCTATCAGCACAAGAAACTTTTGAAGACAAAGCAAAAGCCATCGCTGTCAAAATTGAAAACATTACTAAAGAGGAAAAAGCTGCTTTGAAAGTAGAATTGGAAACTGTAAACAAAGACTTGGAAAACAACGTAATTACAAAAGCGCAGGCTGATCAAAAAAAATTGGAATTAGCCGAAATACGCTCCAAAAACATTGAAACAAGAATAAGTCAAGCTCAGGAAGAGTTAAAAGATCTGGTAAAACAAAAAGTAGACGGAAAAATTGCGGAAAGTTACAATCATGATAGATTTGTGATTTCCTTTTCAAAACACAAAACCACTGAAAAATACAAAAGATGGAAAGATTCTATTCGTAATGCATCAGAAAGAAGAACGACTACACAATTTGTGTTCGCTGCCGGTGTCAATAATTTAGTTACCGATAAAGCTGTTGCACATTCTGATTATAGATATTGGGGTTCACACTTCTACGAATGGGGATTTACATCGAACACCAGACTTTTCAAAAATGACAATTTACTTCATTTGAAATACGGATTTTCAGTAATGTATAATAATCTTCGCCCAACCGACAACCGATTATTTGTAGTAAATGGTGACCAAACCAATCTGGAGACAAGTTCGGTAAATCTTAAAGATTCCCGTTTCAGAAATGTATATGTAACCTTGCCCGTACATTTAGAGTTTGATTTTACAAAAACTAAAACCAATGCTGAAGGTAAAAAAATATTCCGAACTCATGAAGGTGTTCGTTTTGGAATAGGTGGTTACGCAGGATTCAGAGTAAAATCAAAACAGATTTTAAAATTCAGCGACGAAGGTCACGATGTAACAGTAAAAGAAAAAGGAGGTTTCAACACCAATGATTTCATTTATGGAGTTAGTACTTATCTTGGTTATGGCGCAACAAGTTTATATCTGAAATATGATTTAAATCCACTGTTTAAAGACAATGCCGTTAAACAAAACAACATTTCACTTGGTGTTCGTTTTGACTTGAATTAA